The sequence CCCTGAAAAAATATGGTTGCAGATGACCGTCGGCGATCTGGGACAGATGGTCGATTCGACGATTTTTATGGTTTCCAAGGATATCAGCCGCCGGCCCATGAACGGGATCCTGATCCAGTCAAAGGACAATGAAATGCGGGTCGTGACGACCGACGGCGCAAGACTTGCCATGTGCAAAAAAGAAATGAGAGCGCCGGTCGGCGAATTGATCGCGGGGCCGAAAATATTCGATTTGTTGGACCTTGACCGGACTGAGGAAAAGATCGACCTGTTCATGGAAGAAAGGATGATGGGCGTGAAATATCTCAACACGACCATCATCGCAAGGCTCATAGAAGGTCCTTATCCGAACTATGAAGGCGTGATCCCGAAGACGTTTGCCGCGAAGTGCACGATCGAAAAAGGGATCCTCGAAGGCGCGCTTAAGCGCATGGCCGTCGTGGCCAGCTCCAATATCAAGAACGTGAAATTCGATTTTGCGGAAAATACGATCCTGCTGTATGCTTCCTCGCCGGACAGCGGCGAAGGCCGCGAGCAGGTGCCGTGCCAGTTCGAAGGCGAAAAGACCGGCATCTGGTTCAACGCGAACTACGTGCTCGAAATCTTCCGGCATATTACCGCGAACGACGTCGTATTCCAGCTTACTTCTGCGTCAACCGCCGCGGTGGTGCGGCCGAAAGACGATGAAAATATGCTGTATTTATTGATGCCACTAAGGATCGACAGCTATGAATAGCAGAATATGGACACACCTGATCATTGGTTCGGCACTCATTTTGTGCCTGGTACCCGGTCTTTTGCCCGGGCAGAACTATGGGCCGAGCCTCGGTATTATCCTTGGTTCGCCCACGGGGTTCACATTCAAGTACGTATTCGCTCATACCTCGGCGATAGCAATAAATGCCGGATGGGGATTGGTCGGCGACGTTCATTTTGCCGCTTCGTGCGATTATCAATTCCTGTTCCCGCAGACCATGCGATGGACCGATGAGTTTGAGGGCACGGCCCATGAGTTAAGGGGTTTGACACCCTATCTGGGCGTGGGCGGAAGGCTGACCATCGAGGAAGAACCAGAACCAGCCAATGATACTAAACTGCACGTCGGCGTCAGGCTGGGCGGCGGGCTCGAATACGCGATCAACCGGTTCGGCATATTCCTCGAAATATATCCGGTGGTTGATATAATCCCCTCGACCGATTTTGATTTCATGGGCGGGCTTGGCTTCAGATTCTACTTCGGCGGGCACCGATAAACAAATATAAGGCGCAGACAATCTAATAATTAAGGCGCTGACTTTTGCGTCCTGTTTATACATAAGAGAATTGTAAGAAAAACGGGACTATTGACATTGTTTTAAAAATATGTATACTTCTAGTCTTACGCGATTGTCAGATACACCCTTGACAATTGATGCTTTTTTTATATAATATAGAGCTAAAGGTAATTGTTTTTCTTTGGCTTGGCAATTGATAATTGATCTTTGAAAATTTATACAATTGGCGGAAGGGTCTTAAGGTTCAAGTTACTAAGAGCGCATGTGAGGATGCCTTGGCATCTGGAAGCGATGAAGGGCGTGGTAGGCTGCGTTAAGCGTCGGAGAGGTGCGAACAACCTTTGATCCGGCGATACCCGAATGGGGCAACCCTTCCCGTGGAAACGCGGGAAATCCTGCTGGCAACAGCGGGAAGCTAACCGGGGGAAGTGAAACATCTCAGTACCCCGAGGAAAAAATATTCCGAAAGTAGTGGCGAGCGAAATTGGAGTAGCCCAAACCGAACTGTATGTATAAGCTGGCAAGCGTTGTACAGTCGGTGTTGTGGGGTCCAGCTCAGGCCGATTGCCATGAAGTCTGTGAAGTTACAAAATCTCTGGATAGTTGAATCCTCCTGGAAAGGAGAACCACAGGCGGTGATAGTCCGGTAGGCGAAATCCAAGAGATCTTCATTGGCTGGATACCCAAGTATTGCGAGATAGGTTATCTTGTAAGAATCTGCCCAAACCACTGGGTAAGGCTAAATATGACCAGATGACCGATAGTGAACAAGTACCGTAAGGGAAAGGTGAAAAGAACCCCTGGCGGGGAGTGAAATAGAACCTGAAACCATGCGCTTACAATCAGCAGGAGTTTGACGCCCGCCTGAGCAATCGGGCGGGACCGTTGAATGACTGCGTGCCTTTTGCATAATGAGCCGGCGAGTTACCCTAACCTGCAAGTCTAATTCCGCTACGGAAGTAGCTGGAGCAGACGTAGGGAAACCGAGTCCAAATAGGGCGATTCAGTAGGTTAGGATAGTACCCGAAACCCGGTGAGCTACCCATGGTCAGGATGAAATTCCGGTGACACGGAATGGAGGTCCGAACTGGTGACTGTTGAAATAGTCTCGGATGAACTGTGGGTCGGAGTGAAAGGCTAACCAAACCGGGTGATAGCTGGTTCTCCTCGAAATGTCTCTAGGGGCAGTCTTGGATGTTCAGTAGTAGTTGTAGAGCACTGAATAGAAGAGAACCCTTCGGGGTTTGAATCTAATTAAACTCCGAATGCTACTACTTTTTAGTCCAGGAAAGAGGCGGTGGGTGATAAGATTCATCGCCGAAAGGGGAATAACCCAGACCGTCAGCTAAGGTCCCTAAGAATTGGTTAAGTGGGAAAGGATGTAAGGTGACTCAGACACCTGGGATGTTGGCTCAGAGGCAGCCATCATTTAAAGAGTGCGTAACAGCTCACCAGCCGAGTTATCTTGCGCCGAAAATATATCGGGGCTCAAATCAATCACCGAAGCTGCGGATTCTGCGTCTATCCGTAGACGCAGAGTGGTAGAGGAGCGTTCCATTGTAGGTTGAAGCTCTGTCGCGAGACGGGGTCGACGAACTGGAAGTGATCATGCCGGCATGAGTAGCGATAATCCAGGTGAAAAACCTGGACACCGTAAGCCCAAGGGTTCCTGGGGAAGGTTAATCCTCCCAGGGTTAGTCGGTACCTTAGCTGAGGCCGAAAGGCGTAGGTGATGGAAAAGCCGTTAATATTCGGCTACCATCTGAGGTTTCGTTATCAACTAAGGGGGAACGCTGGTTGTAAAGGTGAGTCCTGTGTTGGAATACAGGATCTAAATGCCTCAAGTGAGATGCCTGGCAAATCCGGTGTCTCTTAATCTTGGGGCATGATGGGAAGGCCCAAAAGGCCACAAACTCACCTTGAAGACCAGCCGAGAAAAGCCTCTATGTGAGAAATCTTGGATGACCGTACCGGAAACGAACACACGTGGGCGAGGTGAATATCCTAAGGTGCTCGAGTGAATCCTTGTTAAGGAACTCGGCAATCTAACCCCGTAACTTCGGAAGAAGGGGTACCCGTTGTGTTGAACAACGGGTCGCAGTGAAAGGGCTCTAGCGACTGTTTAACAAAAACACAGGTCTCTGCTAAGACGCAAGTCGAAGTATAGGGACTGACATCTGCCCGGTGCCAGAAGGTTAAAGAAGGGGGTCAATTTGTAGCAATACAGGTGAAGCTCCCGACTGAAGCCCTGGTAAACGGCGGCCGTAACTCTAACGGTCCTAAGGTAGCGAAATTCCTTGGCGGGTAAGTTCCGTCCTGCACGAATGATGTAACGACTGGAGCGCTGTCTCAACAAGGAGCTCGGCGAAATTGTAGTGGCGGTGAAGATGCCGCCTACCCATAATTGGACAAAAAGACCCCGTGAACCTTTACTGTAACTTGCTATTGAATCTTTGCGGAACATGTGTAGCATAGGTGGGAGGCTTCGAAGCTCTGGCGCTAGCTAGGGCAGAGCCAACAGTGAAATACCACCCTTGTTTTGTCGGAGGTTCTAATTTCGCCCTTGTACGGCGGAAGACATTGGCAGGCGGGCAGTTTGACTGGGGCGGTCGCCTCCCAAAATGTAACGGAGGTGCCCAAAGGTTCCCTCAGTCCGGTCGGTAATCGGACGTTGAGTGTAAGGGCAAAAGGGAGCCTGACTGTGAGGCTGACAAGCCGATCAGAGCGGAAACGCGGGCCTAATGATCCGGTGGTTCTGTGTGGAAAGGCCATCGCTCAGCGGATAAAAGGTACTCCGGGGATAACAGGCTGATCGGGCCCAAGAGTTCACATCGACGGCCCGGTTTGGCACCTCGATGTCGGCTCATCGCATCCTGGGGCTGGACAAGGTCCCAAGGGTCGGTCTGTTCGCCCGTTAAAGCGGTACGTGAGCTGGGTTCAGAACGTCGTGAGACAGTTCGGACTCTATCCATTATGGGCGTAGGAGACTTGAGAGGAGCTGTCCTTAGTACGAGAGGACCAGGATGGACGGACCTCTGGTTCACGAGTTGTCGTGCCAACGGCATTGCTCGGTAGCCATGTTCGGAAGGGATAACCGCTGAAAGCAACTAAGTGGGAAACCCCCCTCAAGACAAGGTCTCCCGTTCAATCAGAGGGCAACCTCTGATTGGCCATAAGACTACTCCGAGATTAGGAGTTTGATAGGCCACAGGTGGAAGTGCAGTAATGCATGGAGCCGAGTGGTACTAATCAGTCGAGAGACTTGAACTTCCTTCCGCCATCTTTTTCTCAACATTATTGTGTTATTGGTAATTGTGTAATTAATGGAAAAAAGGGAACATAATTACATAGTAACTAGATTACTAGTAACTAAGTTGAAGAATTCCCGGTGGCATTACCGATGGGGTCACACCTCTTCCCATTCCGAACAGAGAAGTTAAGCCCATCAGGGCCAATGGTACTGTGCTGGTAACGGTACGGGAGAGTAGGTCGCTGCCGGGTTTTTCTTTTTGCGCCTAAGGCGCAAAATGATTACCCCGTTATTTTTTAGAATTCTAGAATGCAGAACGGGACGCAAACGTCGGTGCCGCGATATAAAGAATGATTACGGTGATAAGATATTAAAAGCAAGGCTTAGCCTTGCTTTTTGTTAGGAGGTGTTTATGATCGAAAAAAAGGAAAAGTTTGAAACGATCTTGGCAAAGATCAAAGATGTCACGGCCGGCAATGACTCCCGGGATGAAAAACTCAATGCTGTGTGCCAGCTGCTTTACGGCGGTCTCCCCTATTATAACTGGGTCGGATTCTACCTCACCGACGAGACCGGGAAGAATTTAATGCTTGGACCTTATCTGGGCGCGCCGACCGAGCATGTTAAGATCGCGTTTGGCCAGGGGATCTGCGGCCAGGCCGCCGAGCGCAAGGAAACATTCGTGGTGCAGGACGTTTCCAAGGAAACAAATTACCTGTCATGCAGCATAAAAGTGAAAGCCGAGATCGTCGTGCCGATATTCAAGGGCGAGAAAATAGCCGGCGAGCTCGACATCGATTCGCATACCGCCAACCCGTTCACCCAAGAGGACAAGCTTTATCTGGAAAAGATCTGCGGGGAATTAAAAAAGATATTTTAAACCGACCTGCTGACTACGGCTTAAAATAACGGGTCATGAAGCTCCACGTTGGAGACCAGTTTGTGTACCATTTCCAGTTAGGGCTGTATGCGCAGACGCGCCAGTAATAATAATCGTTAGAATCTATGCGCAGGGCATAGGTATTGGTATAAACTTCAATCGGATCGACATCACTGAAAAGGCTGTCGAGCCGGCCAGCCACTTGCAATAAATAAAATTCTGTTTCGTCTATATATGACCATTCCATATTAACATACAAAGGATACGGGATGCCATACTTGTAGAAAAAAGTATCATCCATGGGGTGGAAAAGAACGGGCGGATCGGGTGGATTTGCCAGAGTGTCTTCAGGCGGCTGATAATCATTGGGATCCTTACAGCCAGGATTCAGCCAAACCATGATTATCAACGGTATTAATAATAGCAAGCATGCAAAAGAGTTGCGTCTTTCTATCATCTTCATTTTCATGGTTTCATTTTGACAAGGTAAACATCATACCAGCCCGTGCTGACCATGTGCCAAAAACCGGCTATTATGTAAGTGCCATCGCCGTTCTGTTTGATCGAATTGCCGCCGTCAATGTGAAATCCATTGCTCACCCATTGCCATTCCATGGTGCCGCCGGCGTCGGTCTTGACAACATAAGCGTCTGAGTAGGTTCCCACGGTCGACCAGGTTTTGCCGGCGATGGCATATCCGCCGTCCAGGGTCTGGATCGCCGAATATCCGTAATCGTCATGATTTCCGCTGAAATTCCCGAAAAATTTTTCCCATGAAACCTGACCACTTGCGTTGGTTTTGATCAAGTACACATTACCATTGCCTGCGCCGATGATATAACCACCGTCCGAAGTCTGCTCAACCGAATTGCCACGGTCCCAGGCCGTGGTCCCGATCGTTCTCGTCCACAGGGTGTCACCGTTAGCATTTGTTTTGACAAGATACACATCGCCGCCGCCCGCGCCGAAAGATGTCGTATAACCGGTGATGATATACCCGTCGTCAGATGTTTTATCTAGGGAGTACGCGCACTCCAAGA comes from bacterium and encodes:
- the dnaN gene encoding DNA polymerase III subunit beta encodes the protein MEFKIKRDLLEKNLNSIVRLIPPKSTYTVLQNIIIAAKDKALSIEGTDLDVFVKKIIPADVKTEGKVLLPGKKILEIAREANADDMAFKLKELNLQIVTGGAHYNIPALDSQEFPEVPKFPEKIWLQMTVGDLGQMVDSTIFMVSKDISRRPMNGILIQSKDNEMRVVTTDGARLAMCKKEMRAPVGELIAGPKIFDLLDLDRTEEKIDLFMEERMMGVKYLNTTIIARLIEGPYPNYEGVIPKTFAAKCTIEKGILEGALKRMAVVASSNIKNVKFDFAENTILLYASSPDSGEGREQVPCQFEGEKTGIWFNANYVLEIFRHITANDVVFQLTSASTAAVVRPKDDENMLYLLMPLRIDSYE
- a CDS encoding GAF domain-containing protein; the encoded protein is MIEKKEKFETILAKIKDVTAGNDSRDEKLNAVCQLLYGGLPYYNWVGFYLTDETGKNLMLGPYLGAPTEHVKIAFGQGICGQAAERKETFVVQDVSKETNYLSCSIKVKAEIVVPIFKGEKIAGELDIDSHTANPFTQEDKLYLEKICGELKKIF